From Diaminobutyricibacter sp. McL0608, one genomic window encodes:
- a CDS encoding VOC family protein, with protein MFAPVHGFSGFSVDDIAAAKAFYAETLGLDAKDGAMGNIDLTLPGGATVFIYPKPDHQPAGFTILNFVVDDIDAAVDELNSRGVVTKIYDDASFPTDEKGIARGKSVGQGPDIAWFRDPAGNVLSVLQD; from the coding sequence ATGTTTGCACCGGTCCACGGCTTCAGCGGTTTCAGCGTCGATGACATCGCAGCGGCGAAAGCCTTCTACGCCGAGACCCTGGGACTCGACGCCAAGGACGGGGCGATGGGCAACATCGACCTGACCCTCCCGGGCGGCGCAACCGTCTTCATCTACCCGAAGCCCGACCACCAGCCGGCGGGCTTCACCATCCTCAACTTCGTGGTCGACGATATCGACGCGGCTGTCGACGAGCTGAACTCGCGCGGTGTCGTGACGAAAATCTACGACGACGCCTCGTTTCCCACGGATGAGAAGGGCATCGCTCGCGGGAAGTCCGTCGGCCAGGGACCGGATATCGCCTGGTTCCGCGATCCGGCGGGCAACGTGC